ACTTTCACCACCTGCTCCACACCACCGATGACGGCTCTTTCATGACTCCAGTCGAATTGACAGGTCTCACCCGCCGGAAATAACAACGGCACGAAGGCTTGTTTAATCGATGGACTCGCAGAACGCGATGCTTTCCAGGCTTTCACATAACGCTGCACCGCACTGTAACCGCCGACATAACCTTCGGCTTGCAGACATTCATACAAGCGTTGGGCGGTGCGTTTACACTTTTTGCCGGGTAAGGTCGCATCGGTTTCCAACCACGTCCTCAGTTGCTCGATAAAAGCTCCCAGTTTCAAATAGGGTTGGTGTTGCCGGGTAGGATAGACGGGCTCTTCGACCGTCTTGAGGTGCTTGCGAATCGTGGGACGGGATAACTTGAACTGCTTCGCCAAGTCGCTGATGGTGACGTGCTCAACAAAATGCAGTCGCCTGATTTCGGGTATGACATCCATTTTTATCACTCCAGGGTTCTCCGGCAAAAAGCCGGGCATTAAACAACCTGGGGTGGAAACTTTTCAACGCTCTTTTCCCCAGGACCCTGGAAAGTTTTGCACGCCGTTTTGCATGGCTTAATCTGATCGAACCGAACGCATAAAAAAGCCGGCAAGCCACCCAAGGCCGCCGGCTTTTTTGTTGTCTGTTTTTCGGTGTATTTTATTTTTTGTGCCCCATGAGTGCCCCATGGTGCTTTTTTTGGTCTTCGTGCTTTTGTTTAAGTTATTGATTATTATGGCGTCCCGGAGACGATTCGAACGTCCGACCTGCCCCTTAGGAGGGCGAATAAATCAAAAAGCCACAACAAGAGACAATAAATAAAAACAAAATAAAACAAATACTTATATTGTTTTTCTTGTTGGGTTGTTTTGCCGTCTGTTCCTGTTTTTTGTGACTTAGTGTGACGTGAGTGTGACGTGGGAGTATAATCAAAGCCCACAAACAAAACGGGCCTGACCAGTGCAGCGAACACCGGTCAAGCCCTCACCGATACTTAACGAACAGGGTTAAGCAATGGCTGAAAACATCATATCAAAAAGCCGGTTGCTGTCCCATAGGTGGCAATCATGGCAAACATACGCAAGCGCATCACTAAAACCGGCGAAGTCTATTACACGGTTCAAATCAGGCTGAAAGGTTATGACCCGCAAACTGAAAGTTTCGGTAGGCTAACCGATGCCCGGAAATGGGCGCAACTTACCGAGGCGGCCATTAAAGAGGGTCGACACTTCAAAACCACCGAAGCGAAAAAACATACCTTTGCAGATGCCATAGACCGCTATTGCTCGGATGTGTTGCCGGTCAAGTTCACAACCAAGGAACAGCGCAACAGGCGGCCTATCCTGGTATGGTGGCGTGAAGCGTTAGGTGTCCATGTGATGGCTGACTTATCAAGTCCAATGTTTGCACAATGCCGGGATACTTTACTCAAGAAAACCAGCAAAACCGGGAAGCCCTTTTCGGCGGATTCAGTTAAAAAATACTTCGGCGTTATCCAGAATGTTTTGAAATATGCGGTCAACGAATGGCATTGGCTAGAGCAATCACCGCTAAGAGACAAGCGTATCGAGATGCCGGAGCTGCCAGCAGGCCGCATTCGTTTTCTTGATGATGATGAACGAAAGCGTTTGACGGCGGCTTGCAAGGAATCGGCAAACCCGTTGCTTTATCCGGCTTTTATTCTGGCGCTGTCGACCGGCATGAGACAGGGCGAATTGATGAACCTTTATTGGAAAGCGCCAGCAAATCCACCAACCGAAACGGCTTGGGGTGTGGTTCATTTAGAGCAAAACGCCATTCTTCTTCACGGTACTAAAAATGGAGAGCGTCGGCGTGTTCCTTTAACCGGGCTTGCGCTGCAATTGGTCAAAGAGTTAAGCAGGGTTAGGCGGATTGATACTCAATTGCTCTTCCCGTCCCCGGAATGCCCACTACAGCCAATCGAACTAAAGAAAGCCTGGCTAACCGCTTTGAAAGTGGCCGAGGTTGATAACTTTCGATGGCATGACATACGCCACACCACCGCCAGCTATCTAGCCATGAACGGCGCTAGTTTGGCTGAGATTGCCGAAGTATTGGGGCACAAAACCTTAGCCATGGTTAAACGCTATGCCCACCTATCAGACGGCCATGTAAGCAACGTGGTTGCCTCGATGAACGCTAAGATATTCGTGGTGTGTGATGGATGAAAAAGCTCTTGATGATGAATTGGACTCAATACTTGATGCTGGATTGCATGATGCCGCCGAAAAAATGGGCAGCCTTGGTATTGAATATCCCGATTGGTTACCTGAAAGAGACCTGCAAGACTTTGAAAGGGCTGAACAACGCTTGATTGTTCAATATGGTGTTGAACAAGTCAAGGAATGGTTAATGGCTTGTCAATACAACGCTAGTCAAACAGGTGAGTATTTGCGGCAAATCTCCATACCGCCAAACGTTAAAATGGATATTAGCAAGATGCACATTGTTTTAAGCGCCATTAAGAATGGACAAATTAAAGGTTTGCCAATGCTTGTTGGTAATGAAGGCGCTAAAAAGATTATCAAAGGCAATAAATTTTCTAGGGCCGGAAGCGCAAAAAAAGGAAAAGTATATGAACCAACTGCAAGTATCAAAATTATTTGCAAAAAAATTAAAAGCTATCGGTTTGATGATGTTCTTGATTTTTTGAAAAATGCAGAAGCCTGTTCCGATATTTTCTACTCTACAACTAATCCAACAGGCGTATTTTTTGAAGGTGTTAATGAAGAAGCCGAAACCTTTAGCTTCACTAAGCGAGGCGATGACCCAGACAATCAGCAAAGCAAGTCGTTTGGTCGTCTGCGTAACATATTATCTGATTTGAAAAAAAATTCTTAACTCACCCTTCACGGAGTGCCGCTATTCCGTGAATCCGGTTTGCTTAAATTCACCACAGCCCACCAGCAATAACGGTGGCGAAATTTGTTAAATCACAAATTATGGTGAATTATGAATAAGCAACAACCTGAAGCCGTGCAAGCGGCAACCATATTAGCGAATCGATTTGATGACACCGAAGAGACACAACAAGAAATAAATAGAAAGCTATATCTGGCTTTTGTTTATTCAACTGTTAATCAATTTTCCGATAAATATCCGGCTTTTACCAAGGGAGGAATAAGAGCGCTGATATTCAATGAAAATAGCAACGGATTGGCTAAGGCTGGCGCTATTGTTCGTATTGGCCGCAAAGTGTTGATTGATGAATCTAAGTTCTTTGCTTGGGTTGAGTCACAAAACGCGGGGGCTGCATAAATGAAACTGTCCCCACGACAAAAGAGAGTAATCAACACATTATCTAATCACCCGATTATGCGGGAAAGCCTGGACGCAATCGCCGGATGTTCAAACGGGCCTGAGTTAGTGGCAGGATTGCGTAGAAAGGGCTTATCCATTCCGTGTGAGCGTGTGGAGCGCTACGACAAGGACGGAAACGCATGCTATCCGGGGCTTTACAGCTTCACCCAAGAAGATAAACAGATAGTAAGAGACTGGATGACTTGGGGGTAATATGGAAACCAATAACCTTGCGTCATTCACTGGCGCGGGGTTGGCATTAGTGTCAATCCCTCCAATTAACGGCAAGCCCACCAAAGCGCCACGCGCCAAGGGCTGGAATATGCCAAAAGCTGTAGACAATCCCGGCGGATATTCTACAAACCTTGACGACTTCAACAACACCAACGGCTTTAATTTTGGCTTGTATCACGGCGCATCTAACACGCTGGCGCTCGATTTGGATGATGTAGAGCTGGCGGTTAAAGTGTTCGAGGAATTGACCGACCTGCAACTTTTAGCCTGGTTAGAAAATGAACAGCGGGTCGAAGTCAAAAGCCCGAAAGCAAACCGGGGCAAATTGTTGTTTGCCTTGCCGGCTGGCTTTGCTGGCGCAGGATTACGGCAACTTAAGCACGGTAACAAGACGGTTTTTGAATTGCGTTGCGGCAATTGCCAAGATGTGATTATTGGGCAACACCCGGAAGGCGGCGCTTATCAGTTTATTGGTAATCCGGCGGCGATACCGGAAGCGCCGGTGGTTTTACTGGATATGCTGCAACACTGGGACGCCTGGAAGCGATGCTTTGATTCGGCCTTGGGTATCGAGCCAGAATCGCCAAAAATCGCACCAAGGCAGCCACAGCAAGGCGAACAGTTGCCGGGCAGATGCGACCCAATCCAAGAGTTCAACAAGTCTTTTAGCGTGGCCGAGATACTGACTCGGAACGGCTACCGGCAGAAAGGCCGGCATAGACTCATTCGACCGGGCAGCGAATCCAAAGCCCCCGGCGTGGCAATTATGCGGAATTGTGCGGACGGTATCGAGCGCATTTATTCGCATGGCGGCGACGTGTTGAACGATGGATTTGCACACGATGCCTTTGATTGTTTTGTCTTGCTGGAATGCGGAGGCGATGTTGCCAAGGCGCTTAACTGGAATCCCGGAATCACGAAGCATAACCAGCAACTATTTAAGCAGGAATACGCCAAAACCGCGCCAGAATCGCAACAGAACGTAATTGACCAGCAAGGGCGGGCAGAATCAAAGAATAAACCAGAGTGGCAGCCATTCCCGCTTATACCAGCGCATGAGTTAACCTTAAATCCTGTCGCTATTGACTGGTTAATTGAAAACATCATCGAACGCGGAAGCCTTAATTTGTTATTCGGTGAACCGGGCGCGGGCAAATCTTTGTTTGCCTTGGATTGGGCCTTTTGTATGGCGGCAGGTGTCGACTGGCACGGTTGGCGCACTAAGCCGGTTGATGTCGTTGTCGTGGCCGGCGAAGGTCATGCAGGGATGGGGCGACGACTCAAAGCGCTAGAGTCAAAATATCAGATGCAAGCACCAGACCGGTTATTTATCAGCCAACGACCGGCAAACCTGATTGATGCGACAAACGCGCAATGGATAGCCGACACCATTAAAGCAACTTGCCCGAATCCTGGCCTTGTCATAATCGACACACTACACCGCAATATGGACGGCGACGAAAACAGCAGCCAAGACATAGGCCGATTTATTGCCAACCTGGACGGCTTTTTTAAACCCTTGGGCGCGGCTGTTTTGGTTGTTCACCATTCAGGGCACGGGCAGAAAGACCGCAGTCGGGGCAGTAGTTCGATTCGAGCGGCAATGGACGGCGAATTTAGTGCCACCAAGGACGGCGGCGCAATTGTCCTAAGCTGTCATAAGGCCAAAGACTTTGAAGCCTTCAAACCGATGCAATTTAGCTTAAAACCGGTTGATTTGGAATGGTGCGATGATAACGGCGAGCCGCTAACCAGCGTTTATTTGGAGTATGACGGCGAAGCCAAGTCCACCACCAAAAAGCGGAAATTATCGGCGCGGGATGATGCCATTTTAACCAGTCTGAATGCGGCTATCGTATCGCATGGCGTGGAGCCAACAGCCGAGATAAAAGCGAAGTTCAGCGGCTTTACTTCGCTAACCGGAAAGCTGCAAAAGATAGTCAATATCGAGCATTGGCGGGAGTTGGCTTATAAGGCAATTGTGGTTGATGCCAATACCGAAGATGCAAAGCGCATGGCATTCAAGCGATGCAGGGACAAACTACTTAACCAAGCTTTGGTGGTTGAGTATGACAATTACGCTTGGCGGATTTTCGACTAATGCAACCGAACAGCGAACAGAACCGAACAAAAGCGAACACCTGTTCGGGTTATGAGCGAACGAACACGAACACACTTCTTTAGAAGTGTTCGTATGTTCGCAACCCATATCCCCCCCCCAAAGACTGGTTAAAAACCCCTGAAACATGCAGAGATAGAACACTATGCCCACGCCAAAATTTAAACCCGGTCAATCTGGCAATCCAGCAGGCAGGCCGAAAGACAAAACCCCCGCAACATTGCTCAGGAAAGCGATTGCAGACGATATGCCAGCGATAGTTTCTAAACTGGTCGAATTAGCCAAGCAGGGCGATATACAGGCCGCCAAAGTTTTACTGGATAGGATATGCCCACCACTAAGGCCGCAAGCCTTGCCGGTCAATATCGAAACCGGCGCAACTTTACCGGAAACGGGCGGTAATGTCGTCAATGCCACGCTAAGCGGCAGTATTGCCCCGGATATTGGTTCGATGCTGATTAGGGCATTAGCGGAGCAAGGCAAGTTGGTTGAATTACAAGAAATGGCCGACCGCTTGCAACGCCTTGAAAAACTATTGGAGTCCAGAACATGAAGCCGAGCCAAGTAAACAAGTTATATTCGAAGCTGACACCACACGAACAAGCGGCGCTAGTTATTGAAGCGGCGGCAAGGCTAGATGAAAGCGAAGCTAACGCAATTATTGAGCAGATAGAGCGCAAGCATTACTTAGCAGCTCATTCAGACTACACTCAGCGCATACACGCTCTAACGGCGCTTATTGGGCAATATGGTATTGAGTATTTTAAAATTCGAACGCTGATGCTCTTGTCTTGCGAATATGCCGACCGAGGCAATCAACAAGCCGATGAAGTAGCATTGCGATTCCTGGCAAAATGCGTGGCGCTGGAATTGGCAATTGTCGAAGTTTGCAACCGTCTTAAAGTCGATGTGAAGTCAATCAAAACAATGGCAGGCTGTCCAGATGATGACGTTAAGCCGGAAGTGCTGGAGCAAGCAGATTTGGCGCTGGTTAAGCAATATGCCGATATGTTTTTAGGGTTTGCAAACTTATAGGGTTATGTATAAGCTGATAATCGATAAAAATAATGAACTAGGAAGCTAGAAATGAAGAAAGCGGTATTAGGATTAACAGTTTTTATTTTGGTGGGTTGTGGTGCGTCGGAGTTAAAACAATCGCTGGCTGAGGTCAGAGGCCAAAATATTGAGGTAATCAGAACTTACCCAACCTCAAAACTTCAAGCTATCAATGGGAACACTGTTTATTCGTACGCACAGAACAGCAAACAAGGTACGCCGTGTGAAATTTTCTTCGAGGTGAATGAGCAGAACGTTATTGTTGAAACTTCATACAAAGGCCAAGGCTGTA
This sequence is a window from Methylomonas methanica MC09. Protein-coding genes within it:
- a CDS encoding tyrosine-type recombinase/integrase encodes the protein MANIRKRITKTGEVYYTVQIRLKGYDPQTESFGRLTDARKWAQLTEAAIKEGRHFKTTEAKKHTFADAIDRYCSDVLPVKFTTKEQRNRRPILVWWREALGVHVMADLSSPMFAQCRDTLLKKTSKTGKPFSADSVKKYFGVIQNVLKYAVNEWHWLEQSPLRDKRIEMPELPAGRIRFLDDDERKRLTAACKESANPLLYPAFILALSTGMRQGELMNLYWKAPANPPTETAWGVVHLEQNAILLHGTKNGERRRVPLTGLALQLVKELSRVRRIDTQLLFPSPECPLQPIELKKAWLTALKVAEVDNFRWHDIRHTTASYLAMNGASLAEIAEVLGHKTLAMVKRYAHLSDGHVSNVVASMNAKIFVVCDG
- a CDS encoding AAA family ATPase; this encodes METNNLASFTGAGLALVSIPPINGKPTKAPRAKGWNMPKAVDNPGGYSTNLDDFNNTNGFNFGLYHGASNTLALDLDDVELAVKVFEELTDLQLLAWLENEQRVEVKSPKANRGKLLFALPAGFAGAGLRQLKHGNKTVFELRCGNCQDVIIGQHPEGGAYQFIGNPAAIPEAPVVLLDMLQHWDAWKRCFDSALGIEPESPKIAPRQPQQGEQLPGRCDPIQEFNKSFSVAEILTRNGYRQKGRHRLIRPGSESKAPGVAIMRNCADGIERIYSHGGDVLNDGFAHDAFDCFVLLECGGDVAKALNWNPGITKHNQQLFKQEYAKTAPESQQNVIDQQGRAESKNKPEWQPFPLIPAHELTLNPVAIDWLIENIIERGSLNLLFGEPGAGKSLFALDWAFCMAAGVDWHGWRTKPVDVVVVAGEGHAGMGRRLKALESKYQMQAPDRLFISQRPANLIDATNAQWIADTIKATCPNPGLVIIDTLHRNMDGDENSSQDIGRFIANLDGFFKPLGAAVLVVHHSGHGQKDRSRGSSSIRAAMDGEFSATKDGGAIVLSCHKAKDFEAFKPMQFSLKPVDLEWCDDNGEPLTSVYLEYDGEAKSTTKKRKLSARDDAILTSLNAAIVSHGVEPTAEIKAKFSGFTSLTGKLQKIVNIEHWRELAYKAIVVDANTEDAKRMAFKRCRDKLLNQALVVEYDNYAWRIFD
- a CDS encoding DUF5681 domain-containing protein; translated protein: MPTPKFKPGQSGNPAGRPKDKTPATLLRKAIADDMPAIVSKLVELAKQGDIQAAKVLLDRICPPLRPQALPVNIETGATLPETGGNVVNATLSGSIAPDIGSMLIRALAEQGKLVELQEMADRLQRLEKLLESRT